The Deinococcus metalli genome window below encodes:
- the ruvC gene encoding crossover junction endodeoxyribonuclease RuvC, producing the protein MIVLGIDPGLANLGLGLVDGDVRRARHLYHVCLTTESAWIMPRRLQYIHEEVSRLLAEYQPDAVAIEDQILRKQADVAFKVGQAFGVVQLACAQAGVPIHAYGPMQVKKALVGAGRAEKEQVIYMVKATLGVRELFNNHAADALALALTHLAHAPMQARAAALVT; encoded by the coding sequence ACCCTGGACTCGCGAACCTCGGCCTCGGACTGGTCGATGGAGACGTCCGCCGGGCCCGGCACCTGTACCACGTGTGCCTCACCACCGAGAGCGCGTGGATCATGCCCCGGCGCCTGCAATACATCCACGAAGAGGTCAGCCGCCTGCTGGCCGAATACCAGCCCGACGCGGTGGCCATCGAGGATCAGATCCTGCGCAAGCAGGCCGACGTGGCCTTCAAGGTCGGCCAGGCCTTTGGTGTGGTGCAGCTCGCGTGTGCGCAGGCCGGCGTGCCCATCCACGCCTACGGTCCCATGCAGGTCAAGAAAGCCCTGGTGGGTGCCGGCCGCGCCGAGAAGGAGCAGGTGATCTACATGGTCAAGGCCACGCTCGGTGTGCGCGAGCTCTTCAACAACCACGCCGCCGACGCCCTGGCACTGGCCCTGACCCACCTCGCCCACGCGCCCATGCAGGCCCGCGCGGCCGCGCTGGTCACCTGA